From one Catenuloplanes nepalensis genomic stretch:
- a CDS encoding SDR family NAD(P)-dependent oxidoreductase: protein MTPPQGRVIVVTGASAGIGAAAAAALARLGATVAVVGRSPDRTAEAAARIGGHAHLADFQSLDDVRRLAAELLERYPRIDVLANNAGALFATEARTPDGHERTFQVNHLAPFLLTNLLLDRIRESPDGRVIFTCSSQHAHGTIDPADLDGRHRPYRMYPVYRMTKLAQLLHMQELARRLAGTSATATAFNPGLIATDGYRDAPGLGTFMGSRLGRRLVPGAEWGARPLVHLASAPGAQDRTGLYFHRAGFRRPKRPNPRQATLAAQLWNHSLSLTDAEDPR from the coding sequence ATGACACCTCCGCAGGGCCGCGTCATCGTGGTCACCGGCGCCAGCGCCGGAATCGGCGCCGCAGCCGCCGCCGCACTCGCCCGCCTCGGCGCCACCGTCGCGGTGGTGGGCCGGTCGCCCGACCGGACGGCCGAGGCCGCCGCACGGATCGGCGGGCACGCGCACCTCGCCGACTTCCAGTCCCTGGACGACGTCCGCCGGCTCGCCGCCGAACTGCTGGAGCGGTACCCGCGCATCGACGTCCTGGCGAACAACGCCGGCGCGCTCTTCGCCACCGAGGCCCGCACCCCGGACGGGCACGAGCGGACGTTCCAGGTCAACCACCTCGCGCCGTTCCTCCTGACCAATCTGCTGCTGGACCGGATCCGGGAGTCGCCGGACGGCCGGGTCATCTTCACCTGCAGCAGCCAGCACGCGCACGGAACGATCGACCCGGCGGATCTGGACGGCCGCCACCGTCCCTACCGGATGTATCCGGTCTACCGGATGACCAAGCTGGCGCAGCTACTCCACATGCAGGAACTCGCGCGCCGGCTGGCCGGCACCTCGGCCACGGCCACCGCGTTCAACCCCGGCCTGATCGCCACCGACGGCTACCGCGACGCCCCCGGCCTCGGCACGTTCATGGGCTCCCGGCTCGGCCGGCGCCTGGTGCCCGGCGCGGAGTGGGGCGCGCGCCCGCTGGTGCACCTGGCATCGGCCCCCGGCGCCCAGGACCGCACCGGGCTCTACTTCCACCGCGCCGGCTTCCGCCGCCCGAAACGCCCGAATCCCCGCCAGGCCACGCTCGCGGCCCAGCTGTGGAACCACTCACTCTCCCTGACCGACGCCGAGGACCCACGATGA
- a CDS encoding oxygenase MpaB family protein: MLDRHHWLKRISALDPVRDHVEIHRISAGHEFPWDYTRALEFALFRTYCVPSISALLAATGEFRSRPQKRYDDTALLMAEIAAHGYESARGRSALRVINRAHGHYAISNDDMLYVLSTFVFDPIDWISAYGWRRLHPHEELAAFHYYREVGARMGIRDIPSSFAEFRTFKRGYEESRFVYADSNREIGDYTVGLFAAWFPAFLRPAARVGVRSMMPPAMLDAFGMRPAPALVGVMARAGLRARAFALRFFPARAESALARMPHNRTYPGYPSGYHPDDLGAPPPPADIPAHCLRARPPRS; this comes from the coding sequence ATGCTCGACCGTCACCACTGGCTGAAACGGATCTCCGCACTCGACCCGGTCCGGGACCACGTCGAGATTCATCGCATCTCCGCCGGGCACGAATTCCCGTGGGACTACACGCGGGCGCTGGAGTTCGCGCTGTTCCGCACGTACTGCGTACCCTCGATCTCGGCTCTGCTCGCCGCCACCGGCGAATTCCGGTCGCGGCCGCAGAAACGTTACGACGACACGGCGCTGCTGATGGCGGAGATCGCGGCGCACGGTTACGAATCGGCGCGCGGCCGATCCGCGCTGCGCGTCATCAACCGCGCGCACGGCCATTACGCCATCTCCAACGACGACATGCTGTACGTGCTCTCCACGTTCGTCTTCGACCCGATCGACTGGATCTCCGCCTACGGCTGGCGGCGACTGCATCCGCACGAAGAACTCGCGGCCTTCCACTATTACCGCGAGGTCGGCGCGCGCATGGGAATCCGCGACATCCCATCGTCGTTCGCCGAATTCAGGACCTTCAAGCGGGGGTACGAGGAGAGCCGCTTCGTCTACGCGGACAGCAACCGGGAGATCGGCGACTACACCGTCGGGTTGTTCGCGGCCTGGTTCCCCGCGTTCCTGCGGCCGGCCGCGCGCGTCGGGGTGCGCAGCATGATGCCGCCGGCGATGCTGGACGCGTTCGGGATGCGGCCGGCGCCGGCTCTCGTGGGCGTGATGGCGCGGGCGGGGCTGCGGGCGCGGGCGTTCGCGCTACGGTTCTTCCCGGCCCGTGCGGAGTCCGCGCTGGCCCGGATGCCACACAACCGGACGTACCCGGGATATCCGTCCGGCTACCACCCGGACGATCTCGGCGCGCCACCACCACCGGCGGACATCCCGGCGCACTGCCTGCGGGCACGCCCTCCACGCTCCTAG
- a CDS encoding helix-turn-helix transcriptional regulator, which yields MNHLGAALRAWRDRLDPASAGITRTSTRRVPGLRREELATLAGVSAEYVTRLEQGRAVTPSVHVCTALGRVLRLSQTERDHLLRLAGHATGPDRVPKHIPESLHRIAQRLAASPLTIFDALWRPLHWNPLFTTVFGEPPTAAGDPRSLLVWQFEDRLEQTRQTTAQRAAFEASLIADLRATAGRFPHDPDVDALLTRLHDSARFRTLWSRPALTDHQSARKTIRHPQAGEISLESSVLTVHDSSLRLVVYTPVPETDAARKLALLA from the coding sequence ATGAACCACCTCGGTGCCGCGCTGCGCGCCTGGCGGGACCGACTCGACCCGGCCTCGGCCGGCATCACCCGCACCTCCACCCGCCGCGTGCCGGGGCTGCGCCGCGAGGAGCTGGCGACGCTGGCCGGCGTCTCCGCGGAGTACGTGACGCGCCTCGAACAGGGCCGCGCCGTGACGCCGTCCGTGCACGTCTGCACCGCGCTCGGCCGCGTGCTGCGGCTCTCCCAGACCGAGCGGGACCACCTGCTGCGCCTCGCCGGCCACGCGACCGGCCCGGACCGGGTGCCGAAGCACATCCCCGAGAGCCTGCACCGGATCGCGCAGCGGCTCGCCGCGAGCCCGCTCACGATCTTCGACGCGCTCTGGCGGCCGCTGCACTGGAATCCGCTGTTCACCACGGTCTTCGGCGAGCCGCCGACCGCGGCCGGCGACCCGCGCAGCCTGCTCGTCTGGCAGTTCGAGGACCGGCTGGAACAGACCCGGCAGACGACCGCGCAGCGGGCCGCGTTCGAGGCTTCGCTGATCGCGGACCTGCGCGCCACCGCGGGCCGGTTCCCGCACGATCCCGACGTGGACGCGCTGCTCACCCGGCTGCACGACAGCGCACGCTTCCGCACGCTGTGGAGCCGGCCGGCGCTGACCGACCACCAGAGCGCCCGGAAGACCATCCGGCACCCGCAAGCCGGCGAGATCAGCCTGGAGTCGAGCGTGCTGACCGTGCACGACAGCAGCCTCCGGCTGGTGGTCTACACCCCCGTCCCGGAGACCGACGCCGCCCGGAAACTCGCACTCCTCGCCTGA
- a CDS encoding GntR family transcriptional regulator encodes MLAEEVATALRARIMSGELRPGDRIRLEEVAAQLGVSITPVREALLHLRGEDMVELEPRKGYVVAPLSRQDIRDVFGLQGDIAGELAARVAGRITDGQIAQLRLMDRALARTRKAGEIETLEFDFHRAVNRIAEARKLSWFLHTATRYTPARFYSADAGWRAGMREDHEALLAAFAAHDPAAARTVMTRHFTDGADRLVKHLDDLGIWS; translated from the coding sequence ATGCTGGCTGAGGAAGTGGCGACCGCGCTGCGCGCCCGGATCATGTCCGGTGAGCTGCGGCCCGGCGACCGGATCCGCCTCGAGGAGGTCGCCGCGCAGCTCGGCGTCAGCATCACGCCGGTCCGCGAGGCACTGCTGCACCTGCGCGGCGAGGACATGGTCGAGCTGGAGCCGCGAAAGGGTTACGTGGTCGCGCCGCTGTCCCGGCAGGACATCCGCGACGTCTTCGGGCTGCAGGGCGACATCGCGGGCGAGCTGGCCGCACGCGTCGCGGGCCGGATCACCGACGGCCAGATCGCGCAGCTGCGCCTGATGGATCGGGCGCTGGCCCGCACCCGCAAGGCCGGCGAGATCGAGACGCTGGAGTTCGACTTCCATCGGGCGGTCAACCGGATCGCGGAGGCGCGCAAGCTCAGCTGGTTCCTGCACACGGCCACGCGATACACGCCGGCCCGCTTCTACTCCGCGGACGCGGGCTGGCGGGCCGGGATGCGCGAGGACCACGAGGCGCTGCTGGCCGCGTTCGCCGCGCACGACCCGGCCGCGGCGCGCACCGTGATGACGCGGCACTTCACGGACGGCGCGGACCGGCTGGTCAAGCACCTCGACGACCTCGGCATCTGGTCCTGA
- a CDS encoding LLM class F420-dependent oxidoreductase: protein MRIGTSLMYAGDPRTAADEVASWEEAGLDVLWVAEAYGFDAPTIMGYLAARTTRVEIGSAILPIYSRTPTLIAQTAAGLDAVSGGRAILGLGASGPQVIEGWHGVRYDRPLARTRETIEICRAVWRRKRLAHDGLYRLPLPGSAYGKSLKILTRPVRSRIPIYVAALGARNVEMTASIADGWLPFLFSPSAAPAVWGPDLTAGLASRDPALGPLEIVAGGPLAIGDDVTGLRDLARPLIALYVGGMGARGRNFYHDVVSRYGYAAEADRIQELYLAGRKDEAAAAVPAALLEETSLIGPLSYVRDRIAAYREAGVTVLNVTPLGPDPRKSIAQVKELVS, encoded by the coding sequence ATGCGGATCGGGACGTCACTGATGTACGCGGGCGATCCGCGCACCGCCGCGGACGAGGTCGCGAGCTGGGAGGAGGCGGGGCTGGACGTGCTGTGGGTGGCGGAGGCGTACGGGTTCGACGCGCCGACGATCATGGGCTACCTCGCGGCCCGGACCACGCGCGTGGAGATCGGGTCGGCGATCCTGCCGATCTATTCGCGGACGCCCACGCTGATCGCGCAGACCGCGGCCGGGCTGGACGCGGTCTCCGGCGGACGGGCGATCCTCGGGCTCGGCGCGTCCGGCCCGCAGGTGATCGAGGGCTGGCACGGCGTCCGCTACGACCGGCCGCTGGCCCGGACGCGGGAGACGATCGAGATCTGCCGCGCGGTGTGGCGCCGGAAGCGACTCGCCCACGACGGCCTCTACCGGCTACCGCTGCCCGGCTCCGCCTACGGCAAATCCCTGAAGATCCTGACCCGGCCGGTACGGTCGCGGATCCCGATCTACGTCGCCGCGCTGGGTGCGCGGAACGTGGAGATGACGGCCTCGATCGCGGACGGCTGGCTGCCGTTCCTGTTCTCGCCGTCGGCCGCGCCCGCGGTGTGGGGCCCGGATCTCACCGCCGGGCTCGCGTCGCGTGATCCGGCGCTGGGCCCGCTGGAGATCGTGGCCGGTGGCCCGCTGGCGATCGGCGACGACGTGACCGGCCTGCGCGACCTGGCCCGGCCGTTGATCGCGCTGTACGTCGGCGGGATGGGCGCGCGCGGCCGCAACTTCTACCACGACGTGGTGAGCCGCTACGGGTACGCCGCGGAGGCCGACCGGATCCAGGAGCTCTACCTGGCCGGACGCAAGGACGAGGCGGCCGCGGCCGTGCCCGCCGCGCTGCTGGAGGAGACGTCGCTGATCGGGCCGCTGTCCTACGTGCGGGACCGGATCGCCGCGTACCGGGAGGCGGGCGTGACCGTGCTCAACGTGACCCCGCTCGGGCCGGATCCACGGAAGTCGATCGCACAGGTGAAGGAGCTGGTGTCGTGA
- a CDS encoding acyl-CoA dehydrogenase family protein — MEIDLIELSDERQAFAEAIRAFCRREAGTRARRDELTGHGEHAHNQELYDRLARLGWLGAGGMTDACVFLEETAYGMLPIGGYTTSLIVAGAVERFGSDAQKRSIMSGLEGGRTFSISMSEPDAGSDVAALACKAIADGDGWVIDGQKTWCSNAHFADAILLVARTDGTPGEHDGLTMFLVPAGAPGLRISGIDTMGGREVNDLWFTGCRVGADTVVGTPGAAWKQLMAGLNVERLILAAVMLGTARRAFDDVLAYVKERRQFGRPIGSFQVLRHRIADLATEIEATRLLVHRIAELVDRDPARVLPRQSSMAKLKATEVARRVALDGMQMMGGYGYATEFDMERHVRAALVSTVYGGTSEIQRDIIGKTYGL, encoded by the coding sequence ATGGAGATCGATCTTATAGAGCTCAGCGACGAGCGGCAGGCATTCGCCGAGGCGATCCGCGCGTTCTGCCGCCGCGAGGCCGGCACCCGGGCCCGGCGCGACGAGCTGACCGGCCACGGCGAGCACGCCCACAACCAGGAGCTCTACGACAGACTCGCGCGCCTCGGCTGGCTCGGCGCCGGTGGCATGACCGACGCGTGCGTGTTCCTGGAGGAGACGGCCTACGGCATGCTGCCCATCGGCGGCTACACCACGTCGCTGATCGTCGCCGGCGCGGTCGAGCGCTTCGGCAGCGACGCGCAGAAGCGGTCGATCATGTCCGGGCTGGAGGGCGGCCGCACCTTCTCGATCTCCATGTCCGAGCCGGACGCCGGCTCCGACGTCGCCGCGCTCGCCTGCAAGGCGATTGCGGACGGTGACGGCTGGGTGATCGACGGCCAGAAGACCTGGTGCTCCAACGCCCACTTCGCCGACGCGATCCTGCTGGTCGCGCGCACCGACGGCACACCGGGCGAGCACGACGGGCTGACCATGTTCCTGGTCCCGGCCGGCGCGCCCGGCCTGCGGATCAGCGGCATCGACACGATGGGCGGCCGCGAGGTCAACGACCTGTGGTTCACCGGCTGCCGGGTCGGCGCGGACACCGTGGTCGGCACGCCCGGCGCCGCGTGGAAGCAGCTGATGGCCGGGCTCAACGTCGAGCGCCTGATCCTCGCCGCGGTCATGCTCGGCACCGCCCGCCGCGCGTTCGACGACGTGCTGGCCTACGTGAAGGAGCGCCGGCAGTTCGGCCGCCCGATCGGCAGCTTCCAGGTGCTCCGCCACCGGATCGCCGACCTGGCCACCGAGATCGAGGCCACCCGCCTGCTCGTCCACCGCATCGCGGAGCTGGTCGACCGCGACCCCGCGCGCGTGCTGCCCCGGCAGTCCTCGATGGCCAAGCTCAAGGCCACCGAGGTCGCCCGCCGGGTCGCGCTCGACGGCATGCAGATGATGGGTGGGTACGGGTACGCCACCGAGTTCGACATGGAACGCCACGTCCGCGCCGCGCTGGTCTCCACGGTCTACGGCGGCACCAGCGAGATCCAGCGCGACATCATCGGCAAGACCTACGGCCTCTGA
- a CDS encoding dienelactone hydrolase family protein — MGMGLQTLATGIDTAGVRLAADIMMPAEAIGMVLFAHGSGSSRHSPRNVVIAEELHRHRLGTILPDLLTWDEAAEDARDRHLRFDIGLLADRLIGVIDWIHAQDWRRGRPGSEAGVPPIGLFGASTGAAAALVAAAARRDAVGAVVSRGGRPDLAGPALVQVAAPTLLIVGEHDPDVMALNHDARAQLTTRSDLLMIPGATHLFEEEGTLEQVASAAAAWFGDHLRKG; from the coding sequence ATGGGCATGGGCCTGCAGACGCTCGCCACGGGTATCGACACCGCCGGGGTGCGCCTCGCCGCGGACATCATGATGCCGGCCGAGGCGATCGGCATGGTGCTGTTCGCGCACGGCAGCGGCAGCTCCCGGCACAGCCCGCGCAACGTGGTCATCGCGGAGGAACTGCACCGCCACCGACTCGGCACGATCCTGCCCGACCTGCTCACCTGGGACGAGGCGGCCGAGGACGCGCGCGACCGGCACCTGCGCTTCGACATCGGCCTGCTCGCCGACCGGCTGATCGGCGTGATCGACTGGATCCACGCGCAGGACTGGCGGCGCGGCCGGCCCGGTTCCGAGGCCGGCGTGCCCCCGATCGGGCTGTTCGGCGCCAGCACCGGCGCCGCGGCCGCGCTCGTGGCCGCGGCGGCCCGCCGGGACGCGGTCGGTGCGGTCGTCTCCCGCGGCGGCCGGCCCGACCTGGCCGGGCCCGCGCTGGTCCAGGTGGCCGCGCCGACGCTGCTGATCGTGGGCGAGCACGACCCGGACGTGATGGCGCTCAACCACGATGCCCGCGCGCAGCTGACCACCCGCTCCGACCTGCTGATGATCCCCGGCGCCACGCATCTGTTCGAGGAGGAGGGCACGCTGGAGCAGGTCGCGTCCGCCGCCGCGGCCTGGTTCGGCGACCATCTGCGGAAGGGCTGA
- a CDS encoding P1 family peptidase, translating to MGTASASVSPGHDSVVVAIEMPAGVRVGHWTGDGTGVTVVLPPPGTVGSGEVRGGAPATREFELLRPERMVDRVDAVVLSGGSAFGLAAGDGVMRALRDRGEGLPTVHGPVPIVVGMSIFDASVATTPPDADAGRAALLDAVSAPTGGVVRTGRIGAGTGAATSRWLGRLDPGGFGAASAHDPSGAVVTAFAVVNSLGSILAPDGRPLLPPAGDNDPRAAADSDGLPAAATASGTPTPATTGGTRAPATTGSTPTPAITDGTPTPASTTGTPVLATGGGTPISTGAGGGAGGPADSPDGLAGGSAGPVSGVDGPPPVATPPVAGAAGGGARPFGSSGRENTTIVVVATDAVLSKTECLLLAQSGHDGMARALHPSHTRFDGDAVVALATGTRPLTGENDLDTIRATAIEVVAAAIRNAVVHAA from the coding sequence ATGGGTACCGCATCCGCTTCCGTCTCTCCCGGCCACGACTCCGTGGTGGTGGCGATCGAGATGCCGGCCGGCGTCCGCGTCGGTCACTGGACCGGTGACGGGACCGGTGTCACGGTCGTGCTGCCGCCGCCCGGCACCGTCGGCTCCGGCGAGGTCCGCGGCGGCGCCCCGGCCACCCGCGAGTTCGAGCTGCTGCGCCCGGAGCGGATGGTCGATCGGGTCGACGCCGTGGTCCTCTCCGGCGGCTCCGCGTTCGGCCTGGCCGCAGGCGACGGCGTGATGCGCGCGCTGCGCGACCGCGGCGAGGGCCTGCCCACCGTCCACGGCCCGGTGCCGATCGTCGTCGGCATGTCCATCTTCGACGCCTCCGTCGCCACGACCCCGCCGGACGCCGACGCCGGCCGCGCCGCACTCCTCGACGCGGTCTCCGCCCCCACCGGCGGCGTGGTCCGCACCGGCCGCATCGGCGCCGGCACCGGAGCCGCCACCAGCCGCTGGCTCGGCCGCCTCGACCCGGGCGGCTTCGGCGCCGCCTCCGCCCACGACCCCAGCGGCGCGGTCGTGACCGCTTTCGCCGTCGTCAACTCCCTCGGCTCGATCCTCGCCCCGGACGGCCGGCCCCTGCTCCCACCAGCAGGCGACAACGATCCACGAGCCGCAGCCGACAGCGACGGCTTGCCGGCCGCAGCCACCGCCAGCGGCACGCCGACCCCGGCGACCACCGGCGGCACGCGTGCCCCAGCCACCACCGGCAGCACACCGACCCCAGCGATCACCGACGGCACGCCGACCCCAGCCTCCACCACCGGCACGCCGGTCCTGGCGACCGGCGGCGGCACGCCGATTTCGACCGGCGCGGGCGGTGGCGCGGGCGGTCCGGCGGACAGCCCAGACGGCTTAGCCGGTGGTTCGGCAGGGCCGGTCAGCGGCGTGGATGGGCCACCGCCCGTTGCCACGCCACCCGTGGCCGGGGCCGCCGGCGGTGGTGCGCGGCCGTTCGGCAGCTCCGGCCGGGAGAACACGACCATCGTCGTGGTCGCCACGGACGCCGTGCTCTCCAAGACCGAGTGCCTGCTGCTCGCGCAGAGCGGCCACGACGGCATGGCACGCGCGCTGCATCCGTCCCACACCCGTTTCGACGGCGACGCCGTGGTGGCGCTCGCCACCGGCACCCGCCCGCTCACCGGCGAGAACGATCTCGACACCATCCGCGCCACCGCGATCGAGGTGGTGGCCGCGGCCATCCGCAACGCGGTCGTCCACGCCGCATAG
- a CDS encoding acyl-CoA dehydrogenase family protein — protein MKRDIFTEDHEAFRSLVSAFVAKEIVPHHARWEQDKIVDRAVWTAAGRAGLLGFFVPSQYGGADVADLRYNAILAEELARAGATGPAFSLHNDIVGPYLTSLASSPQKERWLPGFCTGEIITAIAMTEPGAGSDLQGMRTSAVRDGDDWILNGQKTFISNGIISDLVIVAARTDPEAGSRGISLLVVERGMDGFTRGRTLDKIGQHAQDTAELFFQDVRVPSLNMLGDPGMGFAYLMRNLPAERLSIAVAAMAAAEEVFRITLDYCREREAFGRPIGRFQHSRFVLAELATELQLGRVFVDRCLIAPDLTAADAAMAKWWTTELQQRVVDRCLQLHGGYGYMREYPVARAYLDSRVQTIYGGTTEIMKEVIGRSLGL, from the coding sequence GTGAAGCGGGACATCTTCACGGAGGACCACGAGGCGTTCCGGTCGCTGGTGTCGGCGTTCGTGGCCAAGGAGATCGTGCCACACCACGCGCGGTGGGAGCAGGACAAGATAGTCGACCGCGCGGTGTGGACCGCGGCCGGCCGGGCCGGGCTGCTCGGCTTCTTCGTCCCGTCGCAGTACGGCGGCGCCGACGTGGCCGATCTGCGCTACAACGCGATCCTCGCGGAGGAGCTGGCCCGCGCGGGCGCGACCGGGCCGGCGTTCTCCCTGCACAACGACATCGTCGGCCCCTACCTGACGTCGCTGGCGTCGTCTCCGCAGAAGGAGCGGTGGCTGCCCGGGTTCTGCACCGGGGAGATCATCACGGCGATCGCGATGACCGAGCCGGGCGCGGGCAGCGACCTGCAGGGCATGCGCACCAGCGCGGTCCGGGACGGCGACGACTGGATCCTCAACGGGCAGAAGACGTTCATCAGCAACGGCATCATCTCCGACCTGGTCATCGTGGCCGCGCGCACCGACCCGGAGGCCGGCAGCCGCGGGATCAGCCTGCTCGTGGTCGAGCGCGGCATGGACGGCTTCACCCGCGGGCGCACGCTCGACAAGATCGGGCAGCACGCGCAGGACACCGCGGAACTGTTCTTCCAGGACGTGCGGGTGCCCTCTCTCAACATGCTCGGCGATCCCGGCATGGGATTCGCCTATCTGATGCGGAACCTGCCCGCGGAACGCCTCTCGATCGCGGTCGCCGCCATGGCCGCGGCCGAGGAGGTCTTCCGGATCACGCTCGACTACTGCCGGGAACGGGAGGCGTTCGGCCGGCCGATCGGGCGATTCCAGCACAGCCGTTTCGTACTCGCGGAACTCGCCACCGAACTGCAACTCGGCCGCGTCTTCGTCGACCGGTGCCTGATCGCACCGGACCTGACCGCCGCCGATGCCGCGATGGCGAAATGGTGGACCACCGAACTACAGCAGCGTGTCGTCGACCGCTGTCTGCAGTTGCACGGAGGGTACGGCTATATGCGCGAGTACCCGGTCGCCCGGGCCTACCTCGACTCGCGTGTCCAGACCATCTACGGCGGCACGACCGAGATCATGAAGGAGGTCATCGGCCGGTCGCTGGGGTTGTGA
- a CDS encoding phosphoribosyltransferase: protein MLGRPLVLGLARGGVPMAVLIARHIDGDLDVTVARKIGAPRRPEFGIGAVAATGDPIFDDRSLARLGLTATDLAPDVTRERTEARRRITAYRGDRPSPQVRGRVVIVVDDGLATGVTARAAVRALRAAGPAHLALAVPVCTPEARDLLATETDAVLCLHCPPDFHAVGAYYDDFAQLTDADVHAALSAAAGG, encoded by the coding sequence GTGCTCGGGCGGCCGCTGGTTTTGGGGTTGGCGCGCGGCGGCGTACCCATGGCCGTGCTCATCGCCCGCCACATCGACGGCGACCTGGACGTCACGGTCGCCCGCAAGATCGGCGCGCCGCGGCGCCCGGAGTTCGGCATCGGCGCGGTCGCGGCCACCGGCGACCCGATCTTCGACGACCGCTCGCTCGCCCGCCTCGGCCTGACCGCCACCGACCTGGCACCGGACGTCACCCGGGAGCGCACCGAGGCCCGCCGCCGCATCACCGCATATCGCGGCGATCGCCCGTCACCACAGGTCCGAGGCCGCGTCGTCATCGTGGTCGACGACGGCCTGGCCACCGGCGTCACCGCGCGCGCCGCCGTCCGCGCGCTCCGCGCCGCCGGCCCGGCCCACCTCGCGCTGGCCGTGCCGGTCTGCACGCCCGAGGCCCGCGACCTGCTGGCCACCGAGACCGACGCCGTGCTCTGCCTGCACTGCCCGCCCGACTTCCACGCGGTCGGCGCCTACTACGACGACTTCGCCCAGCTCACCGACGCCGACGTGCACGCCGCACTCTCCGCCGCCGCCGGAGGATGA
- a CDS encoding CaiB/BaiF CoA transferase family protein, giving the protein MGVRVAGPLHGLRVVELAGIGPAPFAAMLLADLGADVVRVDRPGPGSPLSGDPARDLLNRGKRSVLADLKTPDGVELVLRLAARADVLLEGWRPGVAERLGVGPEPALARNPLLIYGRMTGWGQDGPLAHTAGHDIGYLALSGALHPIGRAGGPPQVPVNLLGDFAGGSLYLVVGVLAALRSGVGQVVDAAIVDGAAHLTTILHGLLAAGAWRDERGVNLLDTGAPFYDVYETADGRHVAVGALEPKFFAEFTRLLGVEVSQQDGTRELFESAFATRTRDEWVKVFAGGDACVAPVLSLGEATRDPHLTARGTFAERDGVVQPGPAPRFSGTPAALGRPPALPGADTDDVLTEWEA; this is encoded by the coding sequence ATGGGGGTACGCGTGGCTGGTCCTCTGCACGGGCTGAGGGTGGTGGAGCTGGCCGGGATCGGGCCGGCACCGTTCGCCGCGATGCTGCTGGCCGACCTCGGCGCGGACGTGGTGCGCGTCGACCGCCCCGGGCCCGGCTCGCCGCTCTCCGGCGACCCGGCCCGCGACCTGCTCAACCGCGGCAAACGCTCGGTGCTCGCGGACCTGAAGACGCCGGACGGCGTGGAGCTGGTGCTGAGGCTGGCCGCACGCGCGGACGTGCTGCTCGAGGGCTGGCGGCCCGGCGTCGCGGAACGGCTCGGCGTCGGCCCGGAGCCGGCGCTGGCCCGCAACCCGCTGCTGATCTACGGCCGGATGACCGGCTGGGGCCAGGACGGCCCGCTCGCGCACACGGCCGGGCACGACATCGGCTACCTCGCGCTGTCCGGCGCGCTGCACCCGATCGGCCGGGCCGGCGGGCCGCCGCAGGTGCCGGTCAACCTGCTCGGCGACTTCGCGGGCGGCTCGCTCTACCTGGTGGTCGGCGTGCTCGCGGCGCTGCGGTCCGGGGTCGGCCAGGTGGTGGACGCGGCCATCGTGGACGGTGCCGCGCACCTGACCACGATCCTGCACGGGCTGCTCGCGGCCGGCGCGTGGCGGGACGAGCGCGGCGTGAACCTGCTGGACACGGGCGCGCCGTTCTACGACGTGTACGAGACCGCGGACGGCCGGCACGTCGCGGTCGGCGCGCTGGAGCCGAAGTTCTTCGCGGAGTTCACCCGGCTGCTCGGCGTGGAGGTCTCGCAGCAGGACGGCACCCGGGAACTCTTCGAAAGCGCGTTCGCCACCCGTACCCGCGATGAATGGGTGAAGGTCTTCGCCGGCGGCGACGCGTGCGTGGCGCCGGTGCTGTCGCTCGGCGAGGCCACCCGCGACCCGCATCTGACCGCCCGGGGCACGTTCGCGGAGCGGGACGGCGTGGTCCAGCCGGGCCCGGCGCCGCGCTTCTCCGGCACCCCGGCCGCGCTCGGACGGCCACCCGCGCTGCCCGGCGCGGACACGGACGACGTGCTGACGGAATGGGAGGCGTGA